From a single Sulfolobus sp. E5-1-F genomic region:
- the soxB gene encoding proton pump complex quinol oxidase subunit SoxB, which produces MSIMNQIKDTVVPKNTLNVVWLYTIGSIFWLGVLGIAAMNLRTYLTFNSNSPNVGELYYTALTIHGWAGIFGFVPLAAVAVIAFAMYKSNLSILHTKLMSIFFWLSNIFLAIGLAGSPDMGWYMYPPLAIESNNNFHAFLFYTSPALMGMAYLSLTLAFILQTAMFIILIADAYATKPKNERLNIFGAYGVAFAIVIAITLPALAASTLWYTLYFFAGVPVNPLLWALLFWFYGHPVVYYVPFPLFGALYYYVPKYAGRALFSEKWARWNIYLLSIGSMLIWVHHLQTWPLPIDLRIWVNLSTLILASGSGLTVLNLGLTILLSQKYNWKDPVGMGALIALVGFILAGVQALVLPENSINPLFHNTYYVVGHFHLMIWTLIVMGFTTVFLDMLRSTFGGFDFSAQASKWMRIGMVWWTAPFLGVGYAMSVIGYLGMLRRMITYPAMFQPYNLLESILAEIGIPGLLLTIFVGIFDALAYASKQNVFSTSTPSTPSSLPVMAKDGVNKNG; this is translated from the coding sequence ATGAGTATTATGAATCAAATAAAAGATACTGTAGTGCCTAAAAATACGTTAAACGTAGTTTGGCTTTACACAATAGGTTCTATATTCTGGTTAGGAGTTTTAGGAATAGCTGCCATGAATTTGAGGACGTATTTAACGTTTAATAGTAATTCCCCCAACGTGGGAGAACTATACTATACTGCACTAACTATTCACGGTTGGGCCGGTATATTTGGATTTGTTCCTTTAGCTGCGGTAGCTGTAATAGCTTTCGCAATGTATAAGAGTAACTTATCGATTTTGCATACTAAACTAATGTCCATTTTCTTCTGGCTATCTAACATCTTCTTAGCGATTGGGCTTGCTGGATCTCCGGATATGGGTTGGTACATGTACCCTCCACTTGCAATAGAATCAAATAACAACTTCCATGCCTTTCTGTTTTACACTTCGCCTGCACTAATGGGTATGGCTTACTTATCCCTAACTTTAGCCTTCATATTACAGACAGCAATGTTCATAATCTTGATTGCGGACGCATATGCAACTAAACCAAAGAATGAAAGGCTAAACATATTTGGGGCTTATGGAGTAGCTTTTGCAATAGTTATTGCAATAACTCTTCCCGCATTAGCTGCATCTACGTTATGGTATACGTTGTATTTCTTTGCAGGAGTTCCAGTTAACCCGTTACTATGGGCATTACTATTTTGGTTCTATGGACATCCAGTAGTATATTACGTTCCGTTCCCACTATTTGGTGCTCTATACTACTATGTTCCAAAATACGCTGGGAGAGCACTCTTTAGTGAGAAGTGGGCTAGATGGAATATATACTTACTATCAATTGGCTCAATGCTTATATGGGTTCACCACTTGCAAACTTGGCCATTACCTATAGATCTAAGAATCTGGGTAAACCTTTCGACACTGATTTTAGCCTCAGGGTCTGGTCTTACTGTACTTAACTTAGGATTAACAATACTTCTTTCCCAGAAATATAACTGGAAGGATCCAGTTGGAATGGGAGCACTAATTGCATTAGTGGGTTTCATATTAGCCGGTGTCCAAGCATTAGTTTTACCAGAGAACTCAATAAATCCATTATTCCATAATACCTATTACGTAGTAGGACATTTTCACTTAATGATATGGACATTAATAGTAATGGGCTTTACTACAGTGTTTTTAGACATGTTAAGAAGCACATTTGGTGGATTCGACTTCAGTGCACAGGCCTCTAAATGGATGAGAATCGGAATGGTATGGTGGACTGCGCCATTTTTGGGTGTAGGCTATGCCATGTCAGTTATTGGCTATCTAGGAATGTTAAGGAGAATGATAACATATCCAGCAATGTTCCAACCATATAACTTGTTAGAGTCGATCCTCGCTGAGATAGGGATTCCAGGGTTATTATTAACTATATTTGTAGGTATTTTCGATGCGTTAGCTTATGCTTCTAAGCAGAATGTTTTTTCCACTTCAACACCCTCAACTCCCTCTAGTTTACCCGTAATGGCAAAAGATGGGGTGAACAAAAATGGGTGA
- the soxA gene encoding proton pump complex quinol oxidase subunit SoxA, with protein sequence MDIKEHAEEVWFIIMLILVATFFSLNVYYILTGKSFSLRYGLPEFSGLPPQAQAAVRYFETHPPPSGQYSEVINGTLVVNLTAVQYRWIPNVIVANVSEPVVLIINSPQVDTGFYLRLPNGLVNINNVQGITSYVYFIAPNQPGNYTWYNAEYDGYASSYMTGTLEVV encoded by the coding sequence ATGGATATTAAGGAACACGCTGAAGAAGTGTGGTTTATAATTATGTTGATTTTAGTTGCAACATTCTTCAGTTTGAACGTTTACTATATTCTAACTGGAAAGAGCTTCAGTTTAAGATACGGTTTACCGGAATTCTCTGGCTTACCTCCACAAGCTCAAGCAGCAGTAAGATATTTTGAAACCCACCCACCACCTTCTGGTCAGTATTCTGAGGTCATAAATGGGACATTAGTAGTTAATCTCACTGCAGTACAATACAGATGGATTCCCAACGTTATAGTAGCTAACGTGAGTGAACCAGTAGTATTAATAATAAATTCTCCACAAGTGGATACTGGGTTTTACTTAAGGCTTCCAAATGGGTTAGTTAATATAAATAATGTTCAAGGAATTACAAGCTATGTTTACTTTATAGCTCCTAATCAACCGGGAAATTACACGTGGTATAATGCAGAATACGACGGTTATGCTTCATCGTATATGACTGGAACCTTGGAGGTGGTATGA
- a CDS encoding mandelate racemase/muconate lactonizing enzyme family protein, translated as MSKISEIEAYILGKEVTSAQWASLMVLVKVTTSDGKVGWGETVSALRAEAVANFVKKINTVLKGSDVFNVEKNRLEWYKHDFNMTISLESTTAYSAIDIASWDIIGKEFGAPLYKVLGGKTRDKILVYANGWYQNCVRPEDFAEKAKEVIKKGYKALKFDPFGPYFNEISKRGLDMAEERVKAVREAVGDNVDILIEHHGRFSANSAIMIAKRLEKYNPLFMEEPVHPEDIEGLKKYRANTSLRIALGERIINKNQALYFMKEGLVDFLQADLYRIGGVTETKKIVGIAEAFDVLMAFHNAQGPILNAATLQFDAFIPNFLIQESFYDWFPSWKRDLIYNGTPIDNGYAIIPERPGLGVEVNEKMLDSLKVKGEEYFNPEEPVWVVKGTWKDY; from the coding sequence ATGTCGAAGATTTCTGAAATTGAGGCATATATTTTAGGTAAAGAGGTAACAAGCGCTCAATGGGCGTCACTAATGGTATTGGTAAAGGTTACAACAAGTGATGGTAAAGTAGGCTGGGGAGAAACTGTAAGTGCGTTAAGAGCCGAGGCTGTTGCAAATTTTGTAAAGAAGATAAACACTGTATTAAAAGGAAGCGACGTATTTAACGTTGAAAAGAACAGGCTAGAATGGTATAAGCATGATTTCAATATGACCATCTCCTTAGAGTCAACAACAGCCTACAGTGCTATAGATATAGCGTCTTGGGATATAATTGGGAAGGAATTTGGAGCTCCATTATATAAGGTACTTGGAGGAAAAACAAGAGATAAAATACTTGTCTACGCGAATGGATGGTATCAAAATTGTGTGAGGCCAGAAGACTTTGCGGAAAAGGCCAAGGAAGTCATAAAAAAAGGGTACAAGGCTTTAAAATTCGATCCATTTGGCCCATATTTTAATGAAATTTCTAAGAGAGGTTTAGATATGGCTGAGGAGAGGGTAAAGGCTGTTAGGGAGGCTGTAGGCGACAACGTGGATATTTTGATAGAGCATCACGGTAGGTTTAGTGCAAATTCCGCAATCATGATAGCAAAAAGGTTAGAAAAATATAATCCATTGTTTATGGAAGAGCCAGTTCATCCTGAGGATATAGAAGGACTTAAGAAATATAGAGCTAATACGAGCTTAAGGATTGCGTTAGGTGAGAGGATAATTAATAAAAATCAAGCTCTTTATTTTATGAAAGAGGGGTTAGTGGACTTTTTACAAGCTGATCTGTATAGAATCGGTGGAGTTACTGAGACCAAGAAAATAGTGGGAATTGCAGAAGCCTTTGACGTATTGATGGCTTTTCACAACGCTCAAGGTCCGATATTAAACGCTGCAACATTACAATTTGATGCGTTTATACCAAACTTCTTAATACAAGAGTCCTTTTATGACTGGTTCCCGAGTTGGAAGAGGGACCTAATATATAATGGAACTCCGATAGATAATGGATACGCTATAATACCAGAAAGACCTGGTTTAGGAGTTGAAGTAAACGAGAAAATGTTAGATAGTTTAAAGGTTAAAGGTGAGGAGTACTTTAATCCAGAGGAACCAGTATGGGTAGTGAAAGGAACATGGAAGGATTACTAG
- a CDS encoding SDR family NAD(P)-dependent oxidoreductase, giving the protein MTKLDLSEKVCLITGGTSGIGLKTVELFSKLGATIYVIGRREVNSLPKNVYFKKVDLTRREEILSFIEWYEKNVGTIHVLINNASRNSRYSVLDIPIEEWDEIIGLNLTAPFLLSRMAARLMIKNSIKGKIINISAIQSKFPLERSFAYVTTKGGLISMGRSLAIDLGKYGIQVITVLPGPIYSKDDEPPKNLDERAATLLGRMGRAIEVSYLLAFLASDLNTFITGTEIVIDGGRLISRKPDPEEITRGEI; this is encoded by the coding sequence ATGACTAAATTAGATTTAAGCGAAAAAGTTTGCCTCATAACTGGTGGAACTTCTGGTATAGGCTTAAAGACTGTAGAACTTTTCAGTAAATTAGGTGCAACTATTTACGTTATAGGTAGGAGAGAAGTCAACTCTTTACCTAAAAATGTATATTTTAAAAAAGTTGATTTAACACGAAGAGAAGAGATACTCTCATTTATTGAATGGTATGAGAAAAACGTTGGGACAATTCATGTGCTGATTAACAATGCTTCTCGAAATTCTAGATATTCAGTACTTGACATTCCCATAGAAGAGTGGGATGAAATTATCGGCTTAAACTTAACTGCACCTTTTCTTCTATCGAGAATGGCTGCAAGGTTGATGATTAAAAACAGTATTAAGGGGAAAATAATTAATATCTCAGCAATTCAATCGAAGTTTCCATTAGAGAGATCCTTTGCCTATGTTACTACCAAAGGAGGATTAATATCTATGGGAAGGAGTTTGGCCATAGACTTAGGAAAATATGGAATACAAGTAATTACTGTATTACCAGGTCCGATCTATAGCAAAGATGATGAACCACCAAAAAATTTAGACGAAAGAGCAGCCACTTTATTAGGAAGAATGGGAAGGGCAATTGAGGTATCTTATTTATTAGCCTTTTTAGCGTCCGATTTAAACACCTTTATTACTGGAACTGAGATTGTAATTGATGGAGGTAGACTAATAAGCAGAAAACCGGATCCAGAGGAAATAACTAGAGGTGAGATCTAA
- a CDS encoding ABC transporter substrate-binding protein — protein sequence MRKELVLELGIIFSIIVMLSSMSGIIVASSASSVFPSTLYLGWYNSNVEAYSSFATYNPNIFAGGLGGSFYGLLYAYSALINVTNGQAIPVIVTSWNFSPSNWQQIWQTKPINVTLVIRNDSGWSNGQPLTAYDLMATCLILDMFGAPPFPNYTVVNNYTLIETWPNDTLSPILYTNTLINTVGLGEVAIIIPYQVWKPIIDQILGNWTKIQNTSNMKLAQQIIQNIRSEITHFRPNPATYPYSGPFYLSQLSSNEIVLNKNPYYYDAKYIPFNQIVVYQYGQPDLAAAAITGGQVSLDWSSLTGLSPTQLESLPTTLEVIKIPQPFGWGLAFNLKNPWLRDYQVRAAIAYILNRTAIAAVGGPLTAPVAIPNAIPNVSYYSFMTSPQYYSSLNPYNVNLTKAAQLLESVGFYQKSGVWYTPNGTPFTLTIGAGAPPTQALAMMEEVQKELQQFGINAQLHIYTVVNQWHQAWQNGTGYDLWFENWGSSYSPGTAPWSLVLSYFGGYPWNVTQWNENLTLPNGTVVDFHKLLEETESPNSTQQLIQSNQELSYYMNQYLLPILPVVEIENYVIVNPSLLIAAPPANSWIWSEAQYGIGGTAMIQALIDYWYAPLYESTIVTTTTTSVSTTTVPTTLTTTTTSVSTTTTSLVTTSVSTTTVTTTSSSIIPIVAAVIVVIIIIIAVVVFLMRRR from the coding sequence ATGCGAAAGGAATTAGTATTAGAACTAGGTATAATATTCTCAATAATTGTAATGCTTTCCTCAATGAGCGGTATAATAGTAGCAAGTTCGGCATCTTCTGTATTTCCATCGACACTTTACCTAGGATGGTATAATTCCAACGTAGAAGCGTATTCTTCATTTGCGACTTATAATCCTAATATATTTGCAGGAGGTTTAGGTGGCTCTTTCTACGGTCTACTTTACGCCTATTCTGCGTTAATAAACGTTACTAATGGACAAGCAATTCCAGTGATAGTAACCTCTTGGAACTTCTCCCCATCAAATTGGCAACAAATTTGGCAGACAAAACCAATAAATGTTACCTTAGTTATAAGGAACGATAGTGGATGGAGTAATGGACAACCGCTAACTGCTTATGATCTAATGGCAACATGTCTAATACTAGATATGTTCGGTGCCCCACCATTTCCAAACTATACTGTTGTTAATAATTATACGCTAATCGAGACCTGGCCTAATGATACTTTATCGCCAATATTGTATACTAATACATTAATTAATACTGTAGGCCTAGGGGAAGTTGCAATTATAATACCGTATCAGGTTTGGAAGCCTATAATTGATCAGATCCTAGGTAATTGGACGAAGATACAAAATACCAGTAATATGAAACTTGCACAACAGATAATTCAGAATATCCGATCAGAGATTACTCATTTTAGACCTAATCCTGCAACGTATCCATATAGTGGTCCATTCTACCTATCGCAACTGTCATCAAATGAAATAGTGCTGAATAAGAATCCATATTACTATGACGCTAAATACATACCATTCAATCAAATAGTGGTGTATCAATATGGGCAACCAGATTTAGCGGCAGCCGCAATAACTGGAGGTCAAGTTTCTCTGGACTGGTCAAGTTTGACTGGACTATCACCAACCCAACTAGAGAGTTTGCCAACTACACTTGAAGTTATTAAAATACCTCAACCTTTCGGTTGGGGTTTAGCATTCAATTTAAAGAATCCTTGGCTAAGAGATTATCAAGTTAGGGCTGCTATTGCATATATTCTAAATAGGACTGCAATAGCTGCAGTGGGTGGTCCTTTAACGGCACCAGTAGCTATACCTAATGCAATTCCCAATGTGTCATACTATTCATTTATGACATCTCCTCAGTATTATTCATCGCTAAATCCATATAATGTTAATTTGACAAAGGCTGCGCAACTACTTGAAAGCGTAGGGTTCTATCAGAAATCTGGAGTATGGTATACTCCGAACGGGACTCCATTTACTTTAACTATAGGTGCAGGTGCACCACCAACACAAGCGTTAGCTATGATGGAAGAAGTTCAGAAAGAACTACAACAATTTGGAATTAATGCTCAGTTACATATATATACTGTAGTTAATCAGTGGCATCAAGCATGGCAAAATGGTACTGGATATGATTTGTGGTTTGAGAACTGGGGTAGCTCATATTCTCCGGGTACCGCGCCATGGAGCTTAGTGCTTTCATATTTTGGAGGATACCCATGGAATGTCACTCAATGGAATGAGAATCTCACTCTCCCCAATGGCACTGTAGTCGACTTCCATAAGTTACTAGAAGAAACTGAGTCTCCTAATAGTACACAGCAGCTAATTCAATCTAATCAAGAGTTATCATACTATATGAACCAATATTTACTTCCAATCTTACCTGTGGTGGAGATTGAGAATTACGTTATTGTTAATCCTTCACTTCTTATTGCAGCTCCTCCGGCTAATTCATGGATTTGGTCAGAGGCACAGTATGGCATAGGTGGTACTGCGATGATACAAGCTTTAATCGATTATTGGTACGCTCCATTATATGAGAGTACAATAGTTACTACAACAACAACCTCTGTGTCAACAACTACTGTTCCTACTACTTTAACTACAACAACTACTTCTGTATCTACAACTACCACGTCTTTAGTGACTACTTCTGTAAGTACAACTACAGTTACAACAACGTCCTCTTCGATAATTCCAATTGTAGCTGCAGTGATTGTTGTTATTATCATAATTATTGCAGTTGTGGTATTCTTGATGAGAAGGAGATAG
- a CDS encoding ABC transporter permease produces MNYKWLIRRVASAIVAIFATIVISWALLEFSPYSPANYIMQFINPQDFAQKPELYSSLIDYLNTLRPHGNPLINAADYIWNTLHGNLGFSIISNVPVAQLIAVALPWTLFIVVTSLLISFFLGIRIGQKLGYMRGTRTDSMSTVSLSILRSVPIYIYAVLFIYILAFTYHIFPTGGAYSVHATPGFNLPFIASVLYHAFLPILTLTVVNLVGWILQMRANTIYVLGEDFVNFAEVSGIKKDIIEKKYIGKNAILPLYTSLIIAIGFSFSGSVFVEQTFSYPGVGNLLINSITSNDYPTEMGVFIIIIVAVIVGNLIADLTYSFLDPRAKVGEE; encoded by the coding sequence ATGAATTATAAATGGCTGATTAGGAGAGTTGCATCAGCTATTGTTGCAATATTTGCTACAATAGTGATTAGTTGGGCCTTATTGGAGTTTTCTCCATACTCTCCTGCAAATTACATCATGCAATTCATAAATCCACAAGATTTCGCTCAAAAACCTGAACTATATAGTTCACTCATAGACTACTTAAACACTCTAAGACCGCATGGGAATCCATTAATTAATGCAGCAGATTATATTTGGAATACATTACATGGAAATTTAGGCTTCTCGATAATTAGCAACGTACCAGTGGCTCAATTAATTGCAGTGGCATTGCCTTGGACATTATTCATCGTAGTAACGTCTCTTCTAATAAGTTTCTTCCTCGGGATAAGAATAGGTCAGAAACTAGGGTACATGAGAGGAACCAGGACTGATTCCATGTCCACAGTCTCACTATCGATCTTAAGATCAGTACCAATTTACATCTATGCTGTATTATTTATTTACATACTTGCGTTTACATATCATATCTTCCCCACAGGAGGGGCTTACAGTGTACATGCAACTCCGGGATTTAATCTCCCCTTTATAGCCAGTGTGTTGTATCATGCGTTTTTACCAATACTCACATTAACCGTAGTAAATTTAGTAGGATGGATCTTACAGATGAGGGCAAACACAATATATGTACTTGGCGAAGATTTCGTAAACTTTGCTGAAGTTTCTGGAATTAAGAAGGATATAATAGAAAAGAAATATATTGGAAAGAATGCAATATTGCCCCTCTACACTAGTTTAATAATAGCAATAGGATTCTCCTTTAGTGGATCAGTATTCGTAGAGCAGACATTTTCGTATCCTGGAGTAGGTAACTTACTAATTAACTCCATTACCTCTAATGACTATCCCACTGAAATGGGAGTATTTATCATAATAATTGTAGCGGTAATTGTAGGTAATTTGATAGCTGATTTGACATATTCCTTCTTAGATCCTAGAGCTAAAGTTGGTGAAGAATAG
- a CDS encoding DUF1404 domain-containing protein, which translates to MILSWIKDEKITFKPLILPIVLLVIAFNPFTESLEFYSPAVYMISHYIVYFSGIFIGYKYFKGDVISLTLGLIPPIIWHLPYFFALGAAFITYRALLEITLLVGGILAGSSIKYIKFYLKVTLFALWMLGDSVLAILFIIASPIYSNTIYNFSPYSPSSLPIAGVAMFIAMNVFLGYVIAKYIKGILG; encoded by the coding sequence ATGATCTTAAGTTGGATCAAAGATGAAAAAATCACATTTAAGCCATTAATTCTCCCAATAGTCCTTCTCGTAATTGCATTTAACCCTTTCACAGAAAGCCTAGAATTTTACTCTCCCGCAGTTTACATGATATCACACTATATAGTTTACTTCTCTGGAATATTTATTGGTTATAAGTACTTTAAGGGAGACGTAATTTCTTTAACGCTGGGACTAATACCACCCATTATATGGCACTTACCATACTTTTTCGCATTAGGCGCAGCTTTCATAACGTACAGAGCACTACTCGAAATAACACTTCTTGTTGGCGGGATTCTTGCTGGTTCGTCAATTAAATACATAAAGTTTTACCTAAAAGTTACATTATTCGCACTCTGGATGTTAGGAGACAGTGTACTAGCAATATTATTTATCATAGCTAGCCCAATATATTCAAACACTATTTACAACTTTTCTCCATATTCTCCATCATCCCTTCCAATTGCTGGCGTAGCAATGTTTATTGCAATGAACGTGTTCTTAGGGTACGTTATAGCTAAATACATAAAAGGAATACTAGGGTGA
- a CDS encoding Rieske 2Fe-2S domain-containing protein, with amino-acid sequence MAKGIPIIKRDDLIFAIKLLRKMRDPKTKFDEKEFVRSGRDYLYNYAEKNVGPLDPSRRAFLKGILIGIGAAAVLSAIPVISYLNQPEISLKQFPWIIIVDSSGNPIKASQIPVNNPEILLFEYPMQGDITFLLNLGDENDNPIKIPPTTVVIPENGKTYTFPGGVGPNNSIVAFSAICQHLGCTPPEIHFFPPKYMKVGLPTPNFLPEVALQAAQQANAPGVIHCDCHGSTYDPYHGASVLTGPTVRPLPYVQLYWDSNTDYLYAIGMNLNAPTILGRTNNLSGYAYLSSYDQATGCPKMILQSGQNPSNCYTELQSAGNTYQ; translated from the coding sequence ATGGCTAAGGGAATACCTATTATCAAGCGTGATGACCTTATATTTGCGATTAAACTTTTAAGAAAAATGAGAGATCCAAAAACAAAGTTTGATGAGAAAGAGTTTGTTAGAAGTGGTAGAGATTATTTATATAATTACGCTGAGAAAAATGTAGGTCCTCTTGATCCCAGTAGGAGAGCTTTCCTAAAGGGCATCCTCATAGGTATAGGTGCAGCTGCAGTATTAAGTGCAATTCCAGTCATTTCGTATCTAAATCAACCCGAAATAAGTTTGAAACAATTTCCTTGGATAATCATAGTCGACTCCAGCGGTAATCCGATTAAAGCATCTCAAATACCTGTAAACAACCCGGAGATCTTACTATTTGAATATCCAATGCAAGGCGATATAACTTTCCTTTTGAACTTAGGTGATGAGAACGATAATCCTATAAAAATCCCACCAACCACGGTTGTAATTCCGGAAAATGGTAAGACTTATACTTTTCCTGGTGGAGTTGGACCCAATAATTCAATAGTAGCTTTTTCAGCCATATGTCAACATTTGGGATGCACTCCACCTGAGATTCACTTCTTTCCACCGAAATACATGAAAGTTGGTTTACCTACTCCTAACTTCTTACCGGAAGTGGCGCTTCAAGCTGCTCAACAAGCTAATGCACCTGGAGTCATACATTGCGATTGTCATGGTTCTACTTATGATCCCTATCATGGAGCTTCTGTACTGACAGGACCCACAGTTAGACCACTACCTTATGTGCAACTATATTGGGATTCTAATACTGATTACCTTTACGCAATTGGCATGAACTTAAACGCTCCTACTATATTAGGACGCACTAATAATCTTTCAGGGTATGCGTATCTATCTTCATATGACCAGGCTACTGGATGTCCAAAAATGATATTACAATCTGGCCAAAATCCAAGTAATTGTTACACAGAGCTTCAGAGCGCTGGAAACACCTACCAATAA
- a CDS encoding ABC transporter permease, whose amino-acid sequence MMQNKLFEYFRLVWKNKKSRAGLIITVFYVLLAIFGEIIFPRTYSLPPSSTTIFMPPQLSNFYLIFGTGPFAESILVQIVQGAKSIIEVSFLAGLFATLIGIAVGIVAGYLGGIIDDILMGITDIVLTLPSIILLIVVVSAFKTSNPIILSLILSITSWAGLARAVRSQVLVIRNSPTIEVLRVLGLSRGYIIFREVVPTLGSYIIIHYIFNVEAAVYAEVGLYYLGVLPYNPNNWGAMIQQALSYGAALGGKAIYYLTFPTVAIIGFMSGLILLSYGIDEISNPRIRTYK is encoded by the coding sequence ATGATGCAGAATAAATTATTTGAGTATTTCCGACTAGTATGGAAGAACAAAAAATCTAGAGCAGGATTAATTATTACTGTATTTTATGTTTTACTCGCGATATTTGGAGAAATTATATTTCCTAGGACGTATTCTTTACCCCCTAGTTCAACTACTATATTTATGCCACCACAGCTATCAAACTTTTATCTAATCTTTGGGACTGGTCCATTTGCAGAAAGCATTTTAGTACAAATCGTTCAAGGCGCTAAGTCTATAATTGAGGTAAGTTTCTTGGCTGGTCTATTCGCTACATTGATAGGTATAGCTGTAGGAATAGTAGCAGGTTATCTAGGTGGAATAATTGATGATATCCTCATGGGAATAACCGATATTGTCCTAACTTTACCTAGTATAATATTATTGATAGTAGTAGTAAGTGCATTCAAAACTAGTAATCCAATTATTCTTTCTCTAATATTAAGTATAACGAGTTGGGCTGGATTGGCTAGAGCTGTAAGATCTCAAGTTCTAGTAATTAGAAATTCCCCTACAATAGAAGTATTAAGAGTATTAGGGTTGTCTAGGGGATACATTATATTTAGGGAAGTAGTACCAACCTTGGGTTCATATATCATAATACACTATATATTTAATGTAGAAGCCGCGGTTTACGCAGAAGTAGGATTATACTACTTAGGAGTATTGCCCTATAATCCAAATAATTGGGGAGCGATGATACAACAAGCACTCTCATATGGAGCAGCCTTAGGCGGGAAGGCAATATATTATCTAACATTTCCCACAGTTGCAATTATAGGCTTTATGAGTGGCTTAATATTACTAAGTTATGGAATTGATGAAATATCTAATCCTAGGATAAGAACCTATAAATAA